One genomic window of Cupriavidus metallidurans CH34 includes the following:
- a CDS encoding heavy metal translocating P-type ATPase has product MTEKLRLDIPVLLPGLPDSSDPCVERLLSELRGKEGVEAAHIKTANVDSDSQICVHYDPAAISLARIRELVTSTGAVISSRFGHVLWQLKGVWHERRARTVASQLRALPGVIEAEVSASGIARVEFDNDRISAAGIEQALSKRGLAPVEIGARKSGHADHEHREGVKDHAHGEGEGHEAHAHGSVFGPNTELIFSLICGALLGLGFAVGKLFGSLPAWIPVAFFVGAYFFGGFYTVREAIENLRLKKFEIDTLMLVAAAGAAALGAWAEGALLLFLFSLGHGLEHYAMGRAKRAIEALAALAPATASVRREGEVREVPVEELQVGDVVVVRPNERLPADGFLVKGASAVNQAPVTGESIPVDKQPVDDAAAARRKPDAVGAVSRVFAGTINGAGAIEVEVTRLSTDSALAKVVKMVNEAEAQKSPSQRFTEKFERIFVPAVLVLAVLLLFAGLVINEPFSATFYRAMAVLVAASPCALAIATPSAVLSGVARAARGGVLIKGGAPLENLGSLKAIAFDKTGTLTEGRPRITDVMVAEGVAEAELLSVAVAVESLSDHPLAAAIARDGRKRLEGSSIPEASHLQSLTGRGVTATLCGKTVWIGKPDMFGADGIAPLSESMASAVQTLRSTGRTTMIVRQGDRDLGAIGLMDTPRASARAALEALRRLGITRMIMISGDHQRAAEAVAKDVGIDEAWGDLMPEDKVKAIQTLRAEAKVAMVGDGVNDAPAMANATVGIAMGAAGSDVALETADVALMADDLQHLPFVVGLSRHTRAIILQNVYISLGVVAFLLPATILGLGIGPAVAMHEGSTLIVVFNALRLLAYRDKSP; this is encoded by the coding sequence ATGACCGAAAAGCTGCGCCTGGACATTCCTGTCTTGCTTCCTGGCCTTCCCGATTCCTCTGATCCCTGTGTAGAACGGTTGCTGTCCGAACTGAGAGGGAAAGAGGGCGTCGAGGCGGCGCATATAAAAACTGCAAATGTTGATAGCGATTCACAGATATGTGTCCACTACGATCCCGCAGCGATTTCCCTTGCCCGCATCCGGGAGCTGGTGACAAGCACGGGTGCGGTGATTTCGTCGCGGTTTGGTCATGTGCTTTGGCAATTGAAGGGCGTCTGGCACGAACGACGAGCGCGAACCGTAGCTAGCCAACTGCGGGCCTTGCCCGGCGTCATCGAGGCCGAAGTCAGCGCCTCCGGCATAGCGCGCGTCGAATTCGACAACGATCGGATCTCCGCGGCAGGGATCGAGCAGGCCCTGTCAAAACGCGGGCTCGCGCCGGTTGAGATCGGTGCCCGGAAGAGCGGTCATGCAGACCATGAACACCGCGAAGGCGTCAAGGATCATGCACATGGGGAAGGCGAGGGGCATGAGGCCCACGCACACGGCAGCGTGTTTGGCCCGAATACTGAGCTAATCTTCTCCCTGATCTGTGGGGCCTTGCTTGGTCTCGGATTTGCCGTTGGTAAGCTGTTCGGCAGCCTGCCAGCATGGATTCCGGTTGCCTTCTTTGTCGGCGCGTATTTTTTTGGTGGTTTCTATACCGTTCGGGAAGCGATAGAGAACCTCCGGCTAAAGAAGTTCGAAATCGACACACTGATGCTGGTAGCCGCCGCAGGGGCGGCGGCGTTAGGCGCTTGGGCGGAAGGCGCGCTACTTCTCTTTTTGTTCAGTCTCGGCCACGGGCTCGAACACTACGCCATGGGGCGCGCCAAGCGGGCGATCGAAGCGTTGGCGGCGCTCGCACCGGCTACAGCAAGTGTGCGGCGTGAAGGCGAGGTACGAGAGGTCCCCGTCGAGGAATTGCAGGTGGGGGATGTGGTGGTGGTTCGGCCGAACGAACGCCTCCCCGCCGATGGTTTTCTGGTAAAGGGGGCTTCCGCAGTCAATCAAGCGCCGGTTACTGGCGAAAGCATCCCGGTCGACAAGCAGCCCGTGGATGACGCCGCCGCAGCCAGGAGGAAGCCCGATGCCGTAGGGGCCGTGTCCCGCGTGTTCGCCGGAACCATCAATGGCGCCGGCGCCATTGAAGTGGAAGTGACGCGCCTTTCCACGGACAGCGCCCTGGCGAAAGTCGTCAAGATGGTCAACGAGGCCGAAGCGCAAAAGTCACCGAGCCAGCGGTTCACTGAGAAGTTCGAACGGATCTTTGTTCCTGCAGTGCTTGTGCTGGCGGTATTGCTGCTGTTTGCAGGGCTAGTGATCAATGAGCCGTTCAGTGCGACCTTCTACCGCGCCATGGCGGTGCTGGTTGCCGCCAGCCCATGCGCGCTCGCCATCGCGACACCGAGCGCGGTGCTGTCGGGGGTAGCGCGCGCCGCTAGAGGGGGTGTACTGATCAAGGGCGGGGCGCCGCTCGAAAACCTGGGTTCACTGAAAGCCATTGCATTCGATAAGACGGGGACGCTGACGGAGGGGCGCCCCCGTATTACCGATGTGATGGTCGCCGAAGGAGTAGCTGAAGCGGAATTGTTGAGCGTAGCGGTCGCCGTGGAGTCGCTCAGCGACCACCCGTTGGCTGCGGCCATTGCCCGCGATGGCCGCAAGCGCCTGGAAGGCAGTTCCATCCCGGAAGCGTCTCATCTCCAAAGCTTGACCGGACGCGGGGTCACGGCGACGTTGTGCGGTAAGACCGTCTGGATTGGCAAGCCTGACATGTTCGGCGCCGACGGGATTGCACCGCTTAGCGAATCGATGGCGAGCGCAGTGCAGACGCTGCGCAGCACTGGCCGCACGACAATGATCGTCAGGCAGGGAGATCGGGACCTCGGCGCCATTGGGCTGATGGACACGCCGCGCGCCTCGGCGCGCGCTGCCCTCGAGGCACTGCGCAGGCTGGGTATCACACGCATGATCATGATCTCCGGCGATCACCAGCGCGCAGCCGAAGCCGTCGCCAAGGACGTAGGTATCGATGAAGCCTGGGGCGATCTGATGCCTGAGGACAAGGTCAAAGCCATCCAGACGTTGCGCGCGGAAGCCAAAGTGGCCATGGTCGGCGACGGCGTCAACGACGCGCCGGCAATGGCCAACGCCACGGTGGGCATCGCAATGGGTGCGGCAGGTTCAGATGTGGCACTGGAAACGGCGGATGTTGCGCTGATGGCCGACGACCTCCAACACCTACCTTTTGTGGTCGGTTTAAGCCGACATACGCGGGCCATCATCCTTCAGAACGTGTATATCAGCCTCGGCGTCGTGGCGTTCCTTCTGCCAGCCACGATCCTCGGCCTCGGTATCGGGCCCGCCGTGGCCATGCATGAGGGGTCGACGCTGATCGTCGTGTTCAATGCGCTTCGACTGCTAGCCTATCGCGACAAATCCCCATGA
- a CDS encoding zinc ribbon domain-containing protein produces MMGFLERLMGRHSGGHHGGGSEHGRRGGHHDGGGSYGYGNPLPPQSPAGVHCPNCGTVSAQGARFCQQCGSSLAPAPCSRCGTLLPRDAKFCGSCGNAAK; encoded by the coding sequence ATGATGGGTTTCTTGGAAAGGCTCATGGGCCGTCACAGCGGCGGTCATCACGGCGGCGGAAGTGAGCACGGTCGTCGAGGAGGTCATCATGATGGTGGCGGCAGCTACGGCTATGGGAATCCTTTGCCACCACAAAGCCCCGCCGGCGTCCACTGCCCCAACTGCGGCACGGTGAGCGCCCAGGGCGCGCGCTTCTGCCAGCAATGCGGCAGTTCACTGGCTCCGGCGCCGTGCAGTCGATGCGGCACCTTACTCCCACGCGACGCAAAGTTCTGTGGAAGTTGCGGCAATGCCGCCAAATGA
- a CDS encoding glycosyltransferase family 2 protein, giving the protein MNAASLLPEKISVVVPLFNEEAVLPQFHFRLLRVMDGLASDYEIIYVDDGSRDRSLAVAHNLKAAEARVGIVELSRNFGKEAALTAGLDVASGDAVVIIDADLQDPPELIPSLIEKWREGFDVVYATRTSRDGESFLKKFTAHWFYRLMGKLSDTEIPADTGDFRVMSRRAVAALGQLREQHRFMKGLYAWIGFRQTAVLYRRDARASGTTKFNYRKLLRFAVDGITAFSTVPLKFATSIGLLVAVPAFGMAAFIVGKTLLYGDPVHGYPSMMTALLLLGGLQLVFLGVLGEYVGRLFNEVKRRPVYLVASYTAPIGPGTPTAEPGQVAAATRGGTPPAAIFHAPGCPEGKAPGLPEAPQRDAILTETLAPSR; this is encoded by the coding sequence ATGAATGCCGCCAGCCTGCTGCCAGAGAAGATCTCGGTCGTCGTACCGCTCTTCAATGAAGAAGCTGTCCTGCCACAGTTTCACTTTCGGCTTCTCCGCGTGATGGATGGATTGGCATCGGACTACGAGATTATCTACGTGGACGATGGCAGCCGCGATCGATCACTGGCGGTTGCACACAATCTCAAGGCGGCCGAAGCGCGCGTCGGCATTGTCGAGCTGAGTCGCAACTTCGGCAAGGAAGCCGCGCTAACGGCGGGCCTCGACGTGGCAAGCGGCGACGCCGTTGTGATCATCGACGCCGATCTGCAGGATCCGCCCGAACTGATTCCGTCGTTGATCGAGAAATGGCGCGAGGGGTTCGACGTGGTGTACGCCACGCGCACTTCCCGGGATGGCGAATCGTTCCTCAAGAAGTTCACCGCGCACTGGTTTTACCGCCTGATGGGCAAGCTCAGCGATACGGAGATTCCGGCCGACACCGGCGACTTCCGCGTCATGAGCCGTCGTGCCGTTGCCGCACTCGGACAACTCCGGGAGCAGCACCGCTTCATGAAGGGGCTGTATGCCTGGATAGGATTCCGGCAGACGGCCGTCTTGTATCGGCGTGACGCGCGGGCATCCGGGACGACCAAGTTCAACTACCGCAAGCTGTTGCGTTTTGCCGTGGATGGCATCACTGCCTTTTCCACCGTGCCGCTCAAGTTTGCAACCTCGATCGGCCTGCTTGTTGCCGTTCCCGCCTTTGGCATGGCCGCCTTCATCGTTGGCAAGACGCTGCTCTACGGCGACCCCGTACACGGCTACCCATCCATGATGACCGCCCTGCTTCTGCTGGGCGGCCTGCAACTGGTTTTCCTAGGCGTGCTCGGGGAATATGTTGGGCGTCTGTTCAATGAAGTCAAGCGGCGGCCGGTGTATCTGGTGGCAAGCTATACGGCGCCGATCGGCCCCGGCACCCCCACCGCTGAGCCGGGGCAGGTGGCCGCAGCGACACGGGGTGGCACCCCGCCTGCAGCAATCTTTCACGCACCCGGATGCCCGGAAGGCAAAGCTCCTGGCCTCCCCGAGGCTCCTCAGCGGGATGCCATCCTCACGGAAACCCTTGCGCCAAGCCGATAG
- a CDS encoding GtrA family protein: MNIPSRFVRFLGAGATATATHYATLITLVGFGVAALPASAAGSVAGLLTHYCISSRWVFTPVRPQRATFGRFILVSALAFFLNSLLMWAGLALGLHYLVAQILSTIFVMLVNYVLHANWTFMNGAMR, encoded by the coding sequence ATGAACATCCCATCACGATTTGTACGGTTTCTGGGCGCGGGGGCGACGGCAACCGCTACACACTACGCAACACTGATCACGCTGGTCGGTTTCGGGGTTGCAGCGCTACCGGCGTCTGCCGCCGGCAGTGTTGCAGGCCTTCTGACGCACTACTGCATCAGCAGCCGATGGGTGTTCACACCAGTCCGACCACAACGCGCCACTTTCGGACGGTTCATTCTCGTTTCCGCGCTGGCGTTCTTTCTTAACTCACTTCTGATGTGGGCTGGACTAGCATTGGGGCTTCACTACCTGGTTGCTCAAATCCTCTCGACAATTTTCGTCATGTTGGTCAACTACGTACTCCATGCAAATTGGACGTTCATGAATGGAGCGATGCGATGA
- a CDS encoding glycosyltransferase family 39 protein, protein MALTIALTVVLWMSTLSVRPLYEPDEGRYAEVPREMFVSGDWVTPRLNGIKFFDKPPLQYWATASAYTLFGPSEWTARIWSALVGLLGALAAWWAARSLYDTRIGLASALVLIGAPLWILGSNLTTTDIGVGALLGSAALVFAVAYQNREPRLYPLIWLLVGLAFLAKGLIALVLPGITLLLYGAVTRQFSAFFSARFWRWSLLAVAITMPWFVVVSQRNPEFLNYFFIHEHFARFSSSVHERDKPFWFFLAVGAAGVLPFMGLIPRAIALRSRSAQATPGFDARLFLSLWVVVVIAFFSISRSKLPLYILPALPPVAVLLAYRSMTAARPTLAASFLAMPVLGVAIAVLLWHPTMSNAVLKLNISNPASLHTWGAITMGILVIGGFLAFGIALRGHRLCAVAVASLATLASLQAGLMASRAFGSLSIKPLGLEAKAASRDNTQLFNVGQIDRGLAFYAEREPIIVGARSELDLGFSVEPDKWIANEEAFAQRWLTPGHKLAVMRHETFHRLRPLLGGNTTVIGRHGVNVLVQKP, encoded by the coding sequence ATGGCTTTGACCATCGCACTCACGGTGGTCCTCTGGATGTCCACGCTATCCGTGCGTCCCCTCTATGAACCCGACGAGGGTCGTTACGCCGAGGTTCCGCGCGAGATGTTCGTCTCCGGCGATTGGGTCACGCCGCGGTTGAACGGCATCAAGTTCTTCGACAAGCCGCCCCTGCAGTATTGGGCGACCGCCAGCGCCTATACGCTCTTCGGGCCGTCCGAGTGGACAGCAAGGATCTGGAGTGCGCTTGTGGGACTGCTGGGCGCACTCGCCGCATGGTGGGCGGCGCGATCGCTCTATGACACGCGCATAGGCCTCGCCTCAGCGCTGGTGCTCATCGGCGCTCCCCTCTGGATTCTCGGCTCGAATCTGACAACAACAGACATTGGTGTCGGCGCACTGCTCGGCAGTGCCGCTCTCGTTTTCGCCGTGGCCTACCAGAATCGGGAACCTCGCTTATACCCCCTGATCTGGTTGTTGGTCGGTCTGGCATTTCTTGCCAAAGGCCTGATTGCCCTGGTACTGCCAGGAATCACGCTGCTGCTATACGGGGCGGTCACTCGACAATTTTCCGCATTTTTTAGCGCGAGATTCTGGCGCTGGAGCCTGCTTGCGGTGGCCATCACCATGCCTTGGTTTGTCGTGGTGTCCCAGCGCAACCCCGAATTTCTGAATTACTTCTTCATCCACGAACACTTCGCGAGATTCTCGTCCTCGGTTCACGAGCGGGACAAGCCATTCTGGTTCTTCCTGGCCGTTGGTGCGGCAGGCGTCCTGCCGTTCATGGGCTTGATTCCCCGTGCTATCGCACTCCGCTCTCGCAGCGCACAGGCAACGCCTGGCTTCGACGCACGACTGTTTCTGTCGCTGTGGGTAGTCGTTGTCATTGCCTTCTTTTCGATTTCGCGCTCGAAGCTGCCGCTCTATATCCTGCCCGCCTTACCACCGGTGGCCGTCTTGCTCGCGTACAGATCCATGACTGCAGCCCGCCCCACACTGGCGGCAAGCTTTCTTGCCATGCCTGTGCTCGGCGTTGCCATCGCCGTGCTGCTATGGCATCCGACAATGTCGAATGCGGTACTGAAGCTCAATATCAGCAATCCGGCCTCATTGCATACCTGGGGCGCCATCACGATGGGCATTCTGGTCATCGGTGGCTTCCTGGCCTTTGGGATCGCCCTGCGCGGCCACAGGCTCTGCGCGGTTGCCGTCGCTTCGCTGGCGACGCTGGCCAGCCTTCAGGCTGGCTTGATGGCGTCTCGGGCGTTTGGGTCCCTCTCCATCAAACCACTTGGCTTGGAAGCCAAGGCGGCGTCCCGCGACAACACACAACTGTTCAACGTGGGCCAGATTGACCGAGGTCTGGCGTTTTACGCCGAACGAGAACCGATCATTGTCGGGGCCAGATCCGAGCTGGATCTCGGCTTCTCGGTCGAGCCCGACAAGTGGATTGCTAATGAAGAAGCTTTTGCGCAGCGATGGCTGACCCCTGGTCACAAGCTCGCGGTCATGCGGCACGAGACGTTTCATCGACTGAGACCGCTGCTCGGCGGCAACACAACTGTGATCGGACGACATGGCGTCAACGTTCTGGTGCAAAAACCATGA